DNA from Mycobacteriales bacterium:
CATCTGTCCGCCGGGCAGTTTCGTGTACGTGCCGCCCAATGTCCCGCATACGTTCAAGGTGGTCTCCCAGGATCCCGGGAAGAAGCTGAACCTCTTCAGTCCGGCCGCGATGGTCGGCTTTTTCGAGGAACTCGCCGAGGCGGAGGCGAACGGCACCGCGACCCCTGAACTGCTCAGTCACATCTCCGAGAGACATGCAATGGGCATTGTCGGCCCCGTGCCGGAAACATATCTCTGAGATCCGACCGTTACCGATCCAGCCATTCGTCGACGTCCCGCTGCGCGCCGGTCGTCCGCCAACGGCGACAACCGCATGGCGTCCTCGTGTCGTCCCCGGACGGCGCAAGGCAGCCGAAACTCGAGCGCTGATGCTCAGCCTTCGCGTGACCGCAGTCGGGGCAGTCCTCATCAGGTGTGCCCACACTCATTCGACGTCACCGGCCCCCATGTCGCTTCGGTGCAACATCACGGTACCGGAGTACGCTTCGTCGCCCCTTGATTACCGCGCGGCGTACGGTGCGGGTCGCCTCCCGCCGATCGCGCTGGCAGGCCGGTACGCTTCGCGTGCCCGACGACATGCACGGGCATCGAGACCGCCGCCACGCCAGGTGAGGGGTTCATGGATCGACGACGGCGCCAGCCGCCGCTGATCGTGGCCCTCTACGCGATCACCTCGATCTGCGGCCTCCTTGATGCGGCCTGTTTCCTCGGTCTGGGCCGCGTCTTCTCGGAGATCATGACCGGGAATCTCGTCTATCTCGCCTTCTCGCTCGGGACGATCGGAACGCATGGCGCGGGGCCGATCCTCCCCTACGTCAGTGTGCTGGCGTTCTTCATGGTGGGTGCCGTGGCCGGCGGGCGGTTTCTCCGGCTGCCCGCCCGGTTGAGCGACCGGCGGGCCGGGTTCGCGGTGGAGTGGGCGGCACTCCTTGCTGCCACGGTGACGACGGCGATCCTGCATCCAGGTCCGGAGGGCGGGGCGCGGTTCGTCGTGACCGGCATTCTGTCGTTCGCCATGGGAATCCAGAACGCCATGCTGCGTCGCTGGGGTGTGGCCAACCTCGCCACCAACGTGATGACCCTGACCATGACCGCCTTGGTGGCCGACTCCCGCCTGGCCGGCGGGCCACGCACCCACGCGCGGCGTCGGGCGGCGTCGTTGGCGATCTTCGCGGCCAGCGCGACACTGGGCGCATTCCTGCTGCGGTACGGCGTCCTGTGGCCACTGGTACTCAGCCTGGCTATTTTCAGCCTGGCGCTTCCGGTGTTGTTACAGAAGTCGGAAGCGGAAAGCCGAGCGGTCCATCCGTGATGCTGGGGTTTGACCCGGCCTCCGTTGGGTAAATCGGCGAGGCCGTGAGTCACCTGTTCCAGATCCACCGAGCCATCGAGGTACGGCGCTGATGCCCCCGCCGCGCTGCAACTGCACTACACCGCTGATCATCGCCGGTTCGTCCGCAGGCCGACTGACGTATTGCCAGCATTGTGACCGACCGTGCCTGCGTGGCCCCCGTTGCCAGTTTTGCAAGCACAGGGTGGATCGGCGCCGCTGAGGGGCTGGTTCGTGGATGGCTCTCAGCGTCCGAGCACCACGATCGTGCCGGGCCCCTTTCCACCGGAAGCCGCCGGTGCCGTCGATGCGTAGAGGTGACCGTTGGCGTATTCGACGGCGACCACCCCCGGCAGCGACGCGACCTGCACACGCTGACCCCGGACGATCTCGGAGATCGTGCCGCTGTTGATCTCGGCGACGAAGACATGTCCCCGCGGGTCGACGGCCAGGTTGGTGGCTCCGTCGAATCCGGTCGCGATCCGCGACGGCCTGCCGGTCCACCGGTCGATCCGATAGACGCTTCCGGCGACTCCCATGCCACCGGGGAGCGTGGTGACGAGCAGGTCTCCGTGGTGGCCGATCTCGACATCGGTGGGGACGGCTTCGAAGTAGTAGGTGATACCGATGACGCAGTTCGGGAGGTGCTGTGCCGCCGCGAACTGCGGCGTGACATGCAGCGCCTGGCGGGGCAGCACGCTCAGCAGCGAGACATGACCGGTGCGGTCAACCTTGACCAGGTCGTTTCCGCCGGCATCGGCGACCGCCCAGGCGCCGTTGCGGAGCGCGGTCACCGCATAGGGGTGCGAGTCGATCTGACCGGTGTAGTTGACCGGGATGCCCGCCTTCGTCAGCGCATTTCGCACGCACTTGCTCGGGTGGGCGACGCCGTACTGGATGCGGCCGTCGGGGTTATGGATCCGTTCGAACCTGGAGAGGTTGGCGACGACGGGCTTGCGCCCCGCCCGCAGGATCGTCAGCCGCGTCGTCGAATGGTCGGCATTGCTACTGGTGTAGGCCAACGAGAGTCGTGACGGGTCGACGGCGACGCCGGCGATGTCGCCACCCTTCATCGGCCCGGTGGCGATCGGCTTGCTCCGGCCGACGAGGTTGAGCGTCGAGGTGAACGAGTCCGCCACGAACACCAGCGGACCGGCGACGGCGAACTGCAGCGGCCCGACATAGTTGGAGGCGAGGGTCTTCACGACCCGCAGCGTCGGCTTTCCGGCCGACGACGGCGTGCTCGCCGCCGCGGGTGCCGCGGCAAGCGTCACGGATGCCGCCGCGACGACGACAGCGACGGCTGCGGCCTTGATGCGGGAACCACGTTGTTCGGACACTGCGAACCCCCCAACCGACACGGCGCCCGCACCTACCGGAGGAGCGCCGGATTTCGTCTGGGACACAAGTATCAGAGCGGTCAGGGGCCGGCAACGAACTCCGCG
Protein-coding regions in this window:
- a CDS encoding cupin domain-containing protein, whose product is MSEPFIVRPEEGRRLDLGNFEAVVLADATATSGAFTLLQTQGEPPDFGPPMHVHRDAAEAFYVLEGTYLMFVEQRQGICPPGSFVYVPPNVPHTFKVVSQDPGKKLNLFSPAAMVGFFEELAEAEANGTATPELLSHISERHAMGIVGPVPETYL
- a CDS encoding YoaK family protein, coding for MDRRRRQPPLIVALYAITSICGLLDAACFLGLGRVFSEIMTGNLVYLAFSLGTIGTHGAGPILPYVSVLAFFMVGAVAGGRFLRLPARLSDRRAGFAVEWAALLAATVTTAILHPGPEGGARFVVTGILSFAMGIQNAMLRRWGVANLATNVMTLTMTALVADSRLAGGPRTHARRRAASLAIFAASATLGAFLLRYGVLWPLVLSLAIFSLALPVLLQKSEAESRAVHP
- a CDS encoding ScyD/ScyE family protein translates to MSEQRGSRIKAAAVAVVVAAASVTLAAAPAAASTPSSAGKPTLRVVKTLASNYVGPLQFAVAGPLVFVADSFTSTLNLVGRSKPIATGPMKGGDIAGVAVDPSRLSLAYTSSNADHSTTRLTILRAGRKPVVANLSRFERIHNPDGRIQYGVAHPSKCVRNALTKAGIPVNYTGQIDSHPYAVTALRNGAWAVADAGGNDLVKVDRTGHVSLLSVLPRQALHVTPQFAAAQHLPNCVIGITYYFEAVPTDVEIGHHGDLLVTTLPGGMGVAGSVYRIDRWTGRPSRIATGFDGATNLAVDPRGHVFVAEINSGTISEIVRGQRVQVASLPGVVAVEYANGHLYASTAPAASGGKGPGTIVVLGR